One genomic segment of Sanyastnella coralliicola includes these proteins:
- a CDS encoding cation diffusion facilitator family transporter → MAGNSKIAIYGAIGANLGIAIMKFVASFFTGSAAMLSEGIHSTVDSLNGVLLLYGIKRSKRDPDTKHPFGYGKEVYFWAFIVAMLIFAIGGGIAIYEGIEHIKHPAESTGNKMWKYGVLIVAIILEGISFYIALREFKKSKPEKATWMGALRQSKDAATFAIILEDSGAMFGLIIALIGVSLSDFLEMPMIDGITSVVIGILLCVIAIFLARETKGLLIGESAVHNDLKVVREILDSDEWVLKYRDVNSMHLGPATVLLAMEVDFSDDMDNPAVEAEILTIEQRIKEKLPHISKIYIESTSIK, encoded by the coding sequence ATGGCAGGTAACTCGAAAATTGCGATCTACGGCGCTATTGGTGCCAATCTCGGTATTGCGATCATGAAATTTGTGGCTTCTTTCTTCACCGGAAGTGCAGCCATGCTCTCAGAAGGTATTCACTCAACAGTTGACTCACTGAACGGTGTCCTTCTCCTCTACGGAATCAAACGAAGTAAGCGAGACCCCGATACCAAACACCCCTTTGGGTATGGGAAAGAAGTGTACTTCTGGGCTTTCATTGTAGCCATGCTCATCTTTGCCATTGGTGGAGGAATCGCCATCTATGAAGGTATCGAACACATCAAACATCCAGCGGAAAGCACAGGGAATAAGATGTGGAAGTACGGCGTGCTGATCGTCGCGATCATTCTTGAGGGAATCAGCTTCTACATCGCATTGCGTGAGTTCAAAAAGAGTAAACCAGAAAAAGCGACTTGGATGGGCGCTCTTCGTCAAAGTAAAGACGCTGCTACCTTCGCCATCATTTTGGAAGATTCTGGTGCCATGTTCGGTCTGATCATCGCGCTAATTGGTGTCAGCCTATCAGATTTCCTAGAAATGCCAATGATCGATGGAATCACCTCAGTGGTGATCGGAATTCTTCTCTGTGTCATTGCCATATTCCTCGCTAGAGAAACCAAAGGACTTCTCATTGGAGAATCAGCAGTGCATAATGATTTGAAAGTGGTAAGAGAGATCCTTGATAGCGACGAATGGGTATTGAAATACCGCGATGTCAACTCAATGCACCTAGGCCCGGCAACCGTGCTATTGGCCATGGAAGTAGACTTTTCCGATGACATGGACAATCCAGCCGTTGAGGCTGAAATTCTCACCATTGAGCAAAGGATCAAGGAAAAACTGCCACATATTTCTAAAATTTATATCGAATCAACTTCGATTAAATAA
- a CDS encoding phage holin family protein — protein sequence MKTLRVIIANMLAVLLGAWLFSGIHIDTSWWNVVIVAIVIALMNAIVRPILIFLTIPATIITLGLFLLVINAGTLMLADWILDGFRIDGFWWALLLSFIISFVTSFFARAEKKHGKEYR from the coding sequence ATGAAAACACTTCGTGTAATCATCGCCAACATGCTGGCGGTCCTCCTTGGAGCATGGCTTTTTAGCGGAATCCATATTGACACTTCATGGTGGAACGTTGTCATTGTTGCGATTGTGATTGCCTTGATGAACGCGATTGTTCGTCCAATTTTGATCTTTCTTACCATTCCAGCCACCATTATCACTCTGGGTCTATTCCTTCTAGTGATCAACGCTGGAACGCTCATGCTTGCCGATTGGATCCTAGACGGATTCCGTATTGATGGCTTCTGGTGGGCACTCTTATTGAGCTTTATCATATCCTTTGTCACTTCCTTCTTCGCTCGCGCGGAAAAGAAACACGGCAAGGAATACCGCTAA
- a CDS encoding SPFH domain-containing protein: MGIWDKLKGELIDIIEWLDPTQDTMVYRFERYQNEIKNGAQLTVRESQMAVFVSEGQIADVFGPGMYALNTQNLPILATLKGWKYGFNSPFKAEVYFVNTKNFTDRKWGTKNPIILNDDRYGMLEIRSFGTYAIKIDDPGKFLKEIVGTDGEFTTDEIDQQLRSIVVTRFTDAVGESRIPVEGFAGNVNELSEFALQQLHPEFMEYGINLTKFLVENVSMPEEIKKEIFELSRLEKIDLDKLAKLKAAKAMEKAAENPSGAAGAGVGMGMGFAMANQMGNMFNQQNQQQQSQGQAQQAPAQGGGATPPPLPQAAQYWVAINGQQSGPYDMATIQNMIAGGQISRESLMWKQGMADWIAASQIQEVSGFFGSVPPPLPNA; the protein is encoded by the coding sequence ATGGGAATCTGGGATAAACTGAAAGGCGAACTCATTGATATCATCGAATGGCTTGACCCTACGCAAGACACGATGGTATACCGCTTTGAGCGCTACCAAAATGAAATAAAAAACGGTGCACAACTCACGGTGCGTGAATCACAAATGGCTGTCTTCGTTAGCGAAGGACAAATTGCCGATGTGTTCGGACCTGGGATGTACGCGCTCAATACTCAAAACCTTCCTATCCTCGCGACACTGAAAGGATGGAAGTACGGATTCAACTCGCCATTCAAAGCGGAGGTATACTTCGTCAACACGAAGAATTTCACCGACCGCAAATGGGGCACAAAGAACCCAATCATTTTGAACGATGATCGTTACGGAATGTTGGAGATCCGTTCATTCGGTACATACGCCATTAAAATTGATGACCCAGGCAAGTTCCTGAAGGAGATTGTAGGTACTGACGGTGAATTCACCACTGATGAAATCGATCAGCAGCTGCGCAGTATCGTCGTTACAAGATTTACAGATGCTGTGGGTGAGTCGCGCATCCCAGTAGAAGGTTTCGCAGGAAATGTGAATGAACTCAGCGAGTTCGCGTTGCAGCAACTGCATCCTGAATTCATGGAATACGGGATCAACCTCACGAAATTCCTCGTAGAGAATGTGTCAATGCCAGAGGAGATCAAGAAAGAGATCTTCGAACTGAGCCGACTAGAAAAAATCGATCTCGACAAGCTCGCTAAACTCAAGGCAGCGAAAGCCATGGAGAAAGCAGCAGAGAACCCAAGTGGCGCTGCGGGCGCTGGAGTTGGTATGGGAATGGGCTTCGCTATGGCGAACCAAATGGGCAATATGTTCAACCAGCAAAACCAGCAACAGCAATCGCAAGGACAAGCACAACAAGCACCTGCTCAAGGTGGTGGTGCAACTCCTCCTCCGCTTCCGCAAGCAGCACAGTACTGGGTGGCTATTAACGGACAACAATCAGGTCCGTACGATATGGCTACTATCCAGAATATGATTGCTGGCGGACAGATTTCACGTGAATCATTGATGTGGAAGCAAGGGATGGCAGATTGGATTGCGGCTTCGCAAATCCAAGAAGTATCAGGCTTCTTCGGAAGTGTTCCTCCTCCCCTACCTAACGCATAA
- a CDS encoding DUF551 domain-containing protein, giving the protein MNWIDINDQLPEDEQRVLAYIPKNKVFLPGKDLQFEIREVIVLRFLKDFYIDRPDKQEKHGLHFWQGEGNSNHFFADVTHWAPIPEGPSAV; this is encoded by the coding sequence TTGAATTGGATTGATATCAACGATCAATTGCCTGAAGACGAACAACGCGTCTTAGCATACATTCCCAAGAACAAAGTCTTCCTCCCCGGAAAAGATCTCCAATTCGAGATCCGAGAAGTCATTGTCTTACGTTTCCTCAAAGACTTCTACATCGATAGACCAGACAAGCAGGAAAAACACGGCTTACACTTCTGGCAGGGGGAAGGGAATAGCAATCACTTTTTTGCAGATGTCACGCATTGGGCACCGATTCCGGAGGGTCCTTCGGCTGTCTAG
- a CDS encoding response regulator, with protein sequence MTSPYKRIHLIDDDAINNLLNRQFLTFVLPKASIHTFQDARLLLRYLREGKVERPDLFLLDINMPELDGWEFLFFLEQLGVKSDVMILSSSIHWDDIEKAKSYDNVKCYIEKPLTEEKIKKYLVEQRFSEIELD encoded by the coding sequence ATGACCTCTCCTTACAAACGCATTCATCTGATCGATGACGATGCCATTAACAACCTACTCAATAGGCAGTTTTTGACCTTCGTCTTACCAAAGGCATCGATTCATACTTTCCAAGATGCTCGCCTGTTACTTCGGTACTTGCGAGAAGGAAAAGTAGAACGTCCAGACCTCTTCTTGCTCGACATTAACATGCCTGAGCTGGATGGGTGGGAATTCCTATTCTTCCTAGAACAATTGGGAGTGAAAAGCGATGTTATGATTCTCTCGTCGTCAATCCACTGGGATGACATTGAAAAAGCGAAGAGTTATGACAACGTCAAGTGCTACATCGAAAAGCCGCTGACAGAAGAGAAGATTAAGAAGTACCTGGTAGAGCAAAGATTCAGCGAAATTGAATTGGATTGA
- a CDS encoding enoyl-CoA hydratase-related protein yields MSTIRTQLSEGVFTITFNRPKVFNSFNKEMAMEVQAALDQAAKDPAIRCVVLTGEGKAFCAGQDLAEVMDENGPELTSIVRDHYNPIIMRIRNLEKPVVAGVQGVAAGAGANIALACDVCIATESASFIQAFSKIGLIPDSGGTYFLPRIIGFQKASALAMLGDKVSAEEAERLGMIYQWFSDEEFSGALNKLSLKLASMPTKGLGLTKRAFNEGLTNSLEDQLDIEEKLQTAASKTYDYNEGVNAFLEKRKPAFKGE; encoded by the coding sequence ATGTCAACAATCCGCACCCAATTAAGTGAAGGGGTTTTTACGATCACCTTCAATCGTCCGAAAGTGTTTAATAGCTTCAACAAAGAGATGGCTATGGAAGTGCAGGCTGCCCTTGATCAGGCTGCGAAAGATCCTGCGATCCGTTGTGTTGTTTTGACGGGAGAGGGGAAGGCCTTTTGTGCCGGACAAGACCTGGCAGAAGTGATGGACGAAAACGGTCCGGAGTTGACATCGATTGTGCGTGATCATTACAACCCGATTATCATGCGCATCCGCAACTTGGAGAAGCCTGTAGTGGCTGGTGTGCAAGGAGTGGCTGCAGGAGCAGGAGCCAACATTGCCTTGGCTTGTGACGTATGCATCGCCACGGAGAGTGCTTCCTTTATTCAAGCCTTTTCGAAGATTGGGTTGATTCCTGATAGCGGAGGAACTTACTTCTTGCCTCGTATCATCGGGTTCCAGAAAGCTTCCGCGCTAGCGATGTTAGGCGACAAAGTATCAGCTGAAGAAGCAGAACGCTTAGGAATGATTTACCAATGGTTCAGCGACGAAGAGTTTTCAGGGGCTTTGAATAAGCTGAGCTTGAAGCTTGCTTCGATGCCAACGAAAGGATTGGGGCTTACCAAGAGAGCCTTCAATGAAGGGTTGACCAATTCCCTTGAGGATCAGTTAGATATAGAAGAAAAGCTACAGACCGCGGCCAGCAAAACTTACGATTACAACGAGGGCGTAAATGCTTTTCTAGAGAAGCGTAAACCGGCCTTCAAAGGTGAATAA
- a CDS encoding DUF4377 domain-containing protein — translation MSGFKSFLFSLALLSSFVGLAQERIITVAPNLSFENYEHFKRLVLDSPDSEVVFLEGFEYEWGYTYEIRVNERKLPSTLSDGTRFEYEFIEVVSKTKVIEDTRFQLFIDPDRYFEEDADEGMNQTLVHVNDSTYRYFDMVNILVSPKLKAKFDNAYIQGKARLGHFEYVSGDTIRFLGFK, via the coding sequence ATGTCTGGATTCAAGTCGTTTCTTTTTTCTCTGGCGTTACTATCTTCTTTCGTGGGTCTGGCGCAAGAGCGAATCATCACTGTCGCTCCAAATTTGTCTTTTGAAAATTACGAGCACTTCAAACGCTTGGTTTTGGATTCACCTGATTCAGAAGTTGTGTTTCTAGAGGGCTTTGAATATGAATGGGGCTACACATATGAGATCCGAGTCAACGAACGGAAACTCCCATCTACCCTTTCTGATGGTACTCGATTTGAATACGAATTCATTGAAGTTGTTTCTAAAACCAAAGTAATCGAGGATACCCGCTTCCAGCTTTTCATTGATCCAGACCGGTATTTCGAAGAAGATGCAGATGAAGGGATGAATCAGACGCTGGTGCATGTAAATGATAGCACTTATCGTTATTTCGACATGGTCAACATCCTCGTCTCGCCCAAGTTGAAAGCGAAATTTGACAATGCTTACATTCAAGGCAAAGCTCGCCTCGGGCATTTCGAATATGTCTCGGGAGATACGATTCGCTTTCTTGGGTTTAAATGA
- a CDS encoding DUF6268 family outer membrane beta-barrel protein codes for MRHCILLLFLSLSICSELRAQPDIDSLAQLGVCTPHGFTIPSILGLPRSKGLEVFQERIPNYDLNSQFTETDSTFNNAIRRTKSWSARLRIPVVNKDYFKFIVGFKYYQQEFAFEQPVLEGNPFHSSIEDKPLRSMGLSLYSVHSFIGNKYLAFRGTLRLNGDFETGTIRSHQKTSFTGLYGIKQHRYKTWGFGVSYSNSFGRSSVYPVFFLKHRYRPKWAVELLLPLSARLLYRPNEKNNLYVETKLEGDNYNINLDGFSEVPLYLEKADVKAMFTYEHEVYDFFWVSASGGYRWNINFDVSDSDAFFDRAFNLGNSDNLAISNTIGGAPFFRFGIFLVPPKKWLEE; via the coding sequence ATGAGACACTGTATACTGCTACTGTTCCTATCCTTGAGCATTTGTTCAGAGCTCCGGGCCCAACCTGACATTGATTCGTTGGCTCAGCTTGGTGTGTGTACACCTCATGGTTTTACGATTCCATCGATCTTAGGTCTTCCTCGATCAAAAGGCTTGGAGGTTTTTCAAGAACGCATTCCGAATTACGATTTGAATAGTCAGTTCACCGAGACTGATTCCACCTTCAACAATGCGATTCGTCGTACCAAGAGTTGGAGTGCTCGCTTGAGAATTCCGGTGGTTAATAAAGACTACTTCAAATTCATCGTCGGTTTCAAGTATTACCAACAAGAGTTCGCCTTCGAGCAGCCGGTGCTAGAGGGCAATCCCTTCCACAGTAGCATTGAAGACAAGCCATTGCGTAGCATGGGGTTGTCGTTGTACAGCGTGCATTCCTTTATTGGTAATAAGTATCTCGCTTTTCGCGGAACGCTTCGCTTAAATGGCGACTTCGAAACAGGAACAATTCGGTCTCATCAAAAGACATCATTCACTGGGTTGTACGGAATCAAACAACACCGCTACAAGACATGGGGATTTGGGGTGAGCTACAGCAACAGCTTTGGAAGATCAAGCGTCTACCCTGTGTTCTTTTTGAAGCATCGTTATCGTCCGAAGTGGGCTGTGGAACTACTCCTACCGCTTTCAGCACGATTGCTGTATCGACCCAATGAAAAGAACAATCTGTACGTCGAAACAAAGCTTGAAGGAGACAACTACAATATTAATCTCGATGGCTTTTCAGAGGTCCCACTCTACCTCGAAAAAGCCGATGTGAAAGCCATGTTCACTTACGAACATGAAGTCTATGATTTCTTCTGGGTTTCTGCTTCTGGAGGCTACCGCTGGAACATCAATTTTGATGTCTCTGATTCAGACGCTTTCTTCGACCGGGCCTTCAATCTCGGAAACTCAGACAACCTCGCCATTTCGAATACAATAGGCGGGGCGCCCTTCTTTCGATTCGGGATCTTTTTGGTGCCGCCGAAGAAATGGTTGGAAGAATGA
- a CDS encoding Pycsar system effector family protein yields the protein MSDKNELISKCAEYVKSVFDEHATADLTYHNWEHTMMVHDAAKQIGEAEGVSQDELDCLRIAALFHDVAYYKGKVDHEAQGAKEANAFLTKEEVDPEQIAVIERVIKATRMGTEASDKLEQIIQDADLAHLGSEKYFETTFKNLLHEMNSCGGMDLKEHDWKSMSLKFMRDHQFKTKYAQENFTAQKDRNIETLKAMLETDELDKIVEGKTKKGRKKKNKVDSNIPEKGIETMFRVTLRNHVNLSRIADNKANTLISVNAIIISIVLSTMFPKMDTNPYIIYPGLSLIIFSIITIIISILSTIPKTTHGKLTREQVINREGNLIFFGNFHSMSLDDYEWGIGELMRDKEYLYKSLTRDLYFLGKVLNRKYVLLRYSYYTFVIGLIVSIVLFLLSIPEGGVPTT from the coding sequence ATGAGTGATAAAAATGAATTGATCAGCAAGTGCGCCGAGTATGTAAAGTCGGTCTTTGATGAGCACGCTACAGCTGATCTTACCTATCATAACTGGGAGCACACCATGATGGTGCACGATGCTGCAAAGCAGATCGGTGAAGCTGAAGGCGTTTCACAGGACGAGCTAGACTGCCTGCGTATTGCGGCCTTGTTCCATGATGTAGCTTACTACAAAGGCAAGGTAGATCACGAAGCCCAAGGAGCAAAAGAAGCGAATGCGTTCCTGACGAAGGAAGAAGTAGATCCAGAACAAATCGCCGTTATCGAACGTGTGATTAAAGCAACCCGAATGGGGACGGAAGCATCGGATAAACTTGAACAGATCATTCAAGATGCTGACCTCGCTCACCTAGGTAGTGAGAAGTACTTCGAAACCACGTTTAAGAACCTTCTTCATGAGATGAACTCCTGCGGTGGCATGGATCTGAAGGAACATGATTGGAAAAGCATGAGCCTCAAATTCATGCGTGATCACCAGTTTAAGACGAAATACGCTCAAGAAAATTTCACCGCGCAGAAGGATCGAAATATTGAGACTTTGAAGGCCATGCTTGAGACGGATGAGCTTGATAAGATTGTGGAGGGGAAGACTAAGAAGGGGAGGAAGAAGAAGAATAAAGTAGACTCTAATATTCCTGAGAAGGGGATTGAGACAATGTTCCGTGTGACCCTACGGAACCACGTTAACTTGAGTCGTATTGCAGATAATAAGGCGAACACGCTCATTAGTGTCAATGCCATTATCATCTCTATCGTGTTATCGACAATGTTCCCGAAGATGGATACCAATCCGTACATCATCTACCCGGGGTTGTCGTTGATCATCTTCAGTATCATAACCATTATCATTTCAATTCTGTCTACGATTCCGAAGACGACACATGGGAAACTAACCCGAGAGCAAGTCATCAACCGTGAAGGTAACCTAATCTTCTTCGGGAATTTCCATAGCATGTCGTTAGATGACTACGAGTGGGGTATCGGAGAGTTGATGCGTGACAAGGAATACCTCTACAAGAGTTTGACTCGCGATTTATATTTCCTTGGGAAAGTCTTGAACAGAAAATATGTGCTGTTGCGTTACAGCTATTATACGTTTGTGATCGGACTGATCGTTTCGATTGTGCTCTTCTTATTGAGTATTCCTGAAGGCGGAGTTCCAACAACATAA
- a CDS encoding metallophosphoesterase codes for MNRILLILTVILLASCAKQDMFYQRAERGWEDTPLPTSELVYSFYLVGDAGGDTAYSTPVMDRLQDQLDAAPADRSGVILLGDNIYPEGMHKKKSKKRPLDEERLNVQLDAVKYFEGDIFVIPGNHDWDRQGSGGWKHVKRQEKYVQEYLDKGNVFLPSHGCPGPEDIKLAPGVVLIIIDTQWWLHEFERPSGEKDGCDVRNASELMVQFKDLLKKYRNQHVIVAGHHPLYSNGHHGGHFEVKDHLFPLTAVADKAYIPLPVIGSIYPLYRKFFGHPQDIAHPVYWEMRDQLLSAMNEYENVTYVAGHEHNLQYVSKNNIHHIVSGAGSKVTHLKYDNQIQFGAEERGYSKINVYDNGEVWVEFYTTNVETRQETLAFRKMLFQRDLVGVKAIAEVEKVSYEGQFATVVPDSSFDASGLKRVFFGDLNRDLWCTPVKVPYLDIHYVHGGLTPIKKGGGMQTLSLRMQGGDGKQYVLRGIKKNSTFLTAKNLRGTLAQDIIYDGMAGSHPYASVVIPKLSSAAGVYHSNPTLVYLPDDPILGDYQEEFGGMFCLFEERPNDDMSDADSFGNSEEVINYHEAIEEMHDHYTHVVDKEYMVKARLFDVLIGDWDRHDDQWRWGVFKEGKYTYYRAIPRDRDQAFFQFDGLFLNLANRKWTIRKFQPFREEIRDMIGQNFNARYFDRSFLVEASREDFIAAAKYLQENVTDEVIAAAFADLPPEGFEVNGEEIIEVLKARRANLVEFAEEYYEILAKEVSIAGTLKDDYFDVKRHDDGSVEVNVYPRKKGKKKEKKQYYHRIFYPDETKEIRLYGIEGNDEYKIKGKVDESILIRIIAGDQSDHIEDKSKVRGLKKMTRIYEVEGNNEIEFGKEAKMVVADEIDPMDYDRKDYKTNVLAPSASLGFNPNDGFYIGPGFRLVKQGFKKSPFAQEHKLTAHYAFGSEGYNIDYQFQYVDVFGKADLAGKLELTQPLVFQYFGAGNETQVENQEIENNQVRMNDFQGQASLRFTSKSRSQYLQFSLGYQYADVLDGPLDEVNPWEYQGQDFVGGGFEYVYENTEVINFSKRGVYFMAGAFANSSMTNDNVSYVKVSSEARFYIPISFLRNKASLNFRVGGEHNFGDYAFFQAAFLNGFQNFRGVQRNRFSGRTSSYNNLDLRVNLFNVKNYIVPFKVGVVGHSDVARVWEDNENSDRWHASYGGGIFLNFIDVFTLVGTYSISDVDEILLIGTRFYF; via the coding sequence ATGAATAGAATTCTGCTCATTCTTACGGTCATCTTACTTGCTTCATGTGCGAAGCAAGACATGTTCTACCAACGCGCTGAACGCGGATGGGAAGACACGCCGCTACCAACATCTGAGTTGGTTTATTCTTTCTACCTCGTTGGAGATGCAGGAGGAGACACGGCTTACTCTACTCCAGTGATGGATCGACTTCAAGATCAACTTGATGCGGCTCCAGCTGATCGTTCTGGTGTCATTCTTCTGGGAGACAACATCTACCCTGAAGGTATGCACAAGAAGAAGAGCAAAAAACGTCCGCTCGACGAGGAACGTTTGAATGTGCAGCTAGACGCGGTAAAATACTTCGAAGGCGACATTTTCGTCATTCCAGGAAATCACGATTGGGACCGTCAGGGTTCTGGAGGTTGGAAGCATGTAAAGCGCCAAGAGAAGTACGTTCAAGAGTACCTCGATAAAGGCAACGTATTCCTTCCAAGTCACGGTTGTCCGGGACCAGAAGATATTAAGTTGGCTCCTGGAGTGGTTCTGATCATCATTGATACTCAATGGTGGCTGCATGAATTTGAACGTCCGAGCGGAGAGAAAGATGGTTGTGATGTGCGCAATGCGTCTGAGCTCATGGTTCAGTTCAAAGATCTATTGAAGAAGTACCGCAATCAGCACGTGATCGTAGCAGGGCATCATCCCTTGTACAGCAATGGACATCATGGTGGCCATTTCGAAGTGAAAGACCACTTGTTTCCTTTGACGGCTGTGGCTGACAAGGCCTACATTCCATTACCAGTCATCGGTAGTATTTACCCGCTGTACCGCAAGTTTTTTGGGCATCCGCAAGACATCGCTCACCCGGTGTATTGGGAGATGCGTGATCAGCTATTGTCAGCAATGAACGAGTACGAGAACGTGACTTATGTAGCTGGACACGAACACAATCTCCAGTATGTTTCAAAGAACAATATCCATCACATCGTAAGTGGTGCGGGTAGCAAAGTCACCCACCTCAAGTATGACAACCAGATTCAGTTTGGTGCTGAAGAGCGTGGTTATTCAAAGATCAATGTCTACGATAACGGTGAAGTTTGGGTTGAGTTTTATACCACTAACGTGGAAACGCGCCAGGAGACGCTTGCCTTCCGTAAGATGTTGTTTCAGCGTGATTTGGTGGGGGTGAAGGCTATCGCCGAAGTGGAGAAGGTGTCTTACGAAGGGCAGTTCGCCACAGTAGTACCAGATAGTAGCTTCGACGCAAGCGGCCTCAAACGTGTCTTCTTTGGAGATTTGAACAGAGACCTATGGTGTACTCCGGTAAAGGTTCCTTACCTCGATATCCATTACGTTCATGGCGGACTCACTCCGATCAAGAAAGGAGGAGGGATGCAAACGTTATCGTTGCGCATGCAAGGAGGAGATGGCAAGCAATACGTCTTGCGTGGAATCAAGAAGAATTCAACCTTCTTGACAGCGAAGAACTTGAGAGGAACCTTGGCCCAAGACATTATCTATGATGGTATGGCTGGTTCGCACCCTTATGCTTCTGTAGTGATCCCAAAATTGTCGTCGGCAGCAGGGGTGTACCACAGTAACCCAACGCTGGTCTACCTTCCAGATGATCCAATTTTAGGTGACTATCAAGAGGAGTTTGGCGGAATGTTCTGCTTATTTGAAGAACGTCCGAATGACGACATGAGCGACGCTGATTCATTCGGGAACTCAGAAGAAGTGATCAACTACCACGAAGCCATCGAAGAGATGCATGATCACTATACGCACGTGGTTGACAAAGAGTATATGGTCAAAGCACGTCTGTTCGATGTCTTGATCGGAGATTGGGATCGTCACGACGACCAGTGGAGATGGGGCGTATTCAAAGAAGGGAAATACACCTACTACCGCGCCATCCCTCGAGATCGTGACCAGGCCTTTTTCCAGTTTGATGGCTTATTCTTGAACTTGGCAAATCGTAAGTGGACCATCAGAAAATTCCAGCCATTCCGTGAAGAGATTCGCGATATGATTGGGCAGAATTTCAACGCGCGCTACTTCGATCGCTCTTTCTTGGTGGAAGCCTCTCGTGAAGACTTCATCGCCGCTGCCAAGTACTTACAGGAGAATGTCACTGATGAGGTGATCGCTGCCGCCTTTGCAGATCTTCCACCCGAAGGGTTTGAAGTGAATGGAGAAGAAATCATCGAAGTATTAAAAGCACGAAGAGCCAACTTGGTCGAATTTGCTGAAGAGTACTACGAGATTCTAGCCAAAGAAGTGAGTATTGCAGGAACCTTGAAAGACGACTACTTCGACGTAAAGCGCCATGACGATGGGTCAGTGGAGGTGAATGTCTACCCTAGAAAGAAAGGGAAGAAGAAAGAAAAGAAGCAGTACTACCACCGCATCTTCTACCCAGACGAGACTAAAGAAATCAGACTCTATGGAATCGAAGGAAACGATGAGTACAAGATCAAAGGGAAGGTGGATGAGAGTATTCTGATTCGCATTATCGCCGGAGACCAGAGTGATCATATCGAAGACAAATCGAAGGTGCGTGGCTTGAAGAAAATGACGCGTATCTACGAAGTAGAAGGGAACAACGAAATCGAATTCGGTAAAGAAGCGAAGATGGTCGTAGCCGACGAGATTGATCCGATGGATTATGATCGAAAAGACTACAAGACCAATGTGCTTGCACCTTCTGCTTCTCTTGGATTTAACCCGAATGATGGCTTCTACATAGGTCCTGGGTTTAGACTCGTGAAACAAGGCTTTAAGAAGTCGCCATTTGCGCAAGAGCACAAGCTAACGGCACACTACGCCTTTGGATCCGAAGGATATAACATTGATTATCAGTTCCAGTACGTGGATGTCTTCGGGAAAGCAGACCTCGCAGGAAAGCTGGAATTAACGCAGCCATTGGTCTTCCAGTACTTTGGAGCAGGGAACGAGACCCAGGTTGAGAATCAAGAGATCGAGAACAACCAAGTTCGAATGAACGATTTCCAAGGGCAAGCGAGCTTGCGTTTCACCTCTAAGAGTCGTTCTCAATACCTTCAGTTCAGCTTAGGATATCAATATGCCGATGTGCTCGACGGACCCTTAGATGAAGTGAACCCATGGGAATACCAAGGACAAGACTTCGTAGGAGGAGGTTTTGAGTACGTTTATGAGAACACGGAAGTGATCAATTTCTCTAAGCGTGGCGTGTATTTCATGGCCGGAGCGTTCGCTAACAGTAGCATGACGAATGACAATGTTTCTTATGTGAAGGTTTCGTCTGAAGCTCGCTTCTACATCCCGATTTCCTTCTTGAGAAACAAAGCATCTTTGAATTTCCGAGTGGGAGGAGAACATAATTTCGGAGATTACGCGTTCTTCCAAGCAGCGTTCCTCAATGGATTCCAAAATTTCCGCGGAGTGCAACGTAATCGCTTCTCTGGTAGAACAAGTTCATACAATAACCTGGACCTACGTGTTAACTTGTTCAATGTCAAGAACTACATTGTACCTTTCAAGGTGGGTGTGGTCGGACATTCAGACGTCGCGAGGGTGTGGGAAGACAATGAGAATTCCGATCGTTGGCATGCAAGTTATGGAGGAGGTATCTTCTTGAACTTCATCGACGTATTCACCTTGGTAGGAACGTATTCAATCTCTGACGTGGATGAGATCCTGTTGATTGGAACACGATTCTACTTTTAA